In a genomic window of Methanosarcina horonobensis HB-1 = JCM 15518:
- a CDS encoding Vms1/Ankzf1 family peptidyl-tRNA hydrolase, producing MTDKKVTQREAATDGKKGIGNIIGKISRKGRLELEVDNLNSRITELELALKGAKNQLEKKEALARQAVADRQEAEVRLNQELVRTQTLSHELEAIRAQSQGKLEFRGIENLSPAAVQSYLSKLKSFHSPAGDLLTIYLPSGTRLSSFLPEKTLDLIEEETRSLLDRLDPETGMVFFYDLHRMISETIIPPFPLASSSWHLRDSFETVLLEESLNAGCRMLVLVLHAGESFIGFAPDARVFDTEEFIKSSVKEKHSKGGFSQRRFERLREEDIAHHMDKVFEVLDKMIEENSPIDYVILNGDTPLIRGAEKRLPLNIEVIEKPADIKVEKTGGEEILRTVLSSRRYLL from the coding sequence ATGACCGATAAAAAAGTTACACAAAGAGAAGCTGCTACAGATGGGAAAAAAGGCATCGGCAATATAATAGGAAAAATCTCCAGAAAAGGCCGGCTGGAACTTGAAGTTGATAACCTTAATTCCAGGATAACCGAACTTGAACTTGCCCTCAAGGGTGCAAAAAATCAGCTTGAAAAGAAAGAAGCCCTTGCAAGACAGGCAGTTGCGGACAGGCAGGAAGCCGAGGTTCGATTAAATCAGGAACTTGTAAGGACTCAGACTCTGTCGCATGAGCTTGAAGCAATCCGGGCTCAATCCCAGGGTAAGCTTGAGTTTCGCGGGATCGAAAACCTGAGTCCTGCTGCTGTCCAATCTTACCTTTCCAAACTCAAGTCCTTCCATTCTCCTGCCGGAGACCTTTTGACTATTTATCTGCCCTCCGGAACTCGCCTTTCATCCTTTCTTCCCGAAAAGACCCTCGACCTGATTGAAGAGGAGACCCGCTCCCTGCTTGACAGGCTTGACCCTGAGACAGGCATGGTCTTTTTCTACGACCTGCACCGCATGATTTCCGAAACCATAATTCCTCCTTTCCCTCTAGCCTCTTCTTCCTGGCATCTCCGGGATAGTTTTGAAACCGTCCTCCTTGAGGAGAGCCTGAACGCCGGCTGTCGCATGCTCGTCCTTGTCCTTCATGCAGGGGAGTCCTTTATTGGCTTTGCTCCTGATGCCCGCGTCTTTGACACGGAGGAATTCATCAAAAGCAGTGTCAAAGAAAAACACAGCAAGGGAGGCTTCTCACAGCGCCGTTTCGAACGCCTGAGGGAAGAAGACATTGCCCACCACATGGACAAGGTTTTTGAGGTTCTGGATAAAATGATCGAAGAAAATTCTCCTATCGACTACGTTATTCTGAACGGAGATACCCCACTTATAAGGGGAGCTGAAAAGCGCCTTCCTCTGAATATTGAGGTTATTGAGAAACCGGCTGATATTAAGGTTGAGAAAACGGGCGGAGAGGAAATTCTCAGAACGGTTTTAAGTTCCAGAAGATATTTACTCTGA
- a CDS encoding pantoate kinase, with product MYTYESEGADFLAKAYAPGHITGFFQIHEHNDPRRKGSTGCGIVLNGGVTTEVKVGKSVERTEIFLNGKKVEGKTTRTVVEMMADVPVRVKSWAEIPVGCGFGASGAGALGTAYALNRALSLNKTVKDLTEYAHVAEVINRSGLGDIAAQSNGGVVIRLQPGGPEFGNIDRIPAPEARVFCIVLGEISTDSILADEATAGRINAAGKTAMSELLKKPTLETFMHQAKDFASRTGLMSNMAQDVIEAAHASGGLASQAMLGDTVFAIAPYSQEFPLYEALQEFGQVLEYGISTCVPRLLYD from the coding sequence ATGTATACATACGAGAGTGAAGGGGCAGACTTTTTAGCAAAAGCATATGCTCCAGGGCATATTACAGGTTTTTTTCAGATCCATGAGCATAATGACCCCCGCCGTAAAGGATCTACCGGCTGCGGGATTGTTCTTAACGGAGGAGTTACGACCGAAGTGAAGGTCGGGAAATCCGTAGAAAGGACCGAGATCTTCCTCAATGGAAAAAAGGTTGAAGGCAAAACTACCCGCACCGTGGTAGAGATGATGGCCGATGTGCCTGTAAGGGTGAAGAGCTGGGCGGAAATCCCAGTTGGATGCGGGTTCGGAGCCTCCGGTGCAGGAGCTCTCGGGACAGCTTACGCTCTGAACAGGGCACTTTCCTTAAACAAGACAGTAAAGGACCTGACCGAATACGCTCATGTAGCTGAAGTCATTAACCGCAGCGGGCTTGGAGACATTGCTGCCCAGTCCAATGGCGGAGTGGTAATAAGACTGCAGCCCGGAGGGCCCGAATTCGGAAACATAGACAGAATTCCTGCTCCAGAAGCAAGGGTTTTCTGCATCGTACTCGGGGAGATTTCTACGGATTCTATCCTTGCAGATGAGGCTACAGCAGGAAGGATTAATGCCGCAGGAAAAACTGCAATGTCCGAGCTGCTTAAAAAACCCACTCTCGAAACCTTTATGCATCAGGCAAAAGACTTTGCCAGCAGGACAGGCCTTATGAGCAATATGGCGCAGGACGTAATTGAGGCTGCACATGCAAGCGGGGGGCTGGCTTCTCAGGCAATGCTCGGAGATACGGTTTTTGCAATCGCCCCCTACAGTCAGGAGTTCCCACTCTACGAAGCCCTTCAGGAATTCGGGCAGGTACTTGAATACGGGATCAGCACCTGCGTGCCAAGACTACTTTATGACTGA
- the coaBC gene encoding bifunctional phosphopantothenoylcysteine decarboxylase/phosphopantothenate--cysteine ligase CoaBC, with protein MKKPLKESQNKKDQTNPDQQNPTRNKAEKTHPTLWIQGHRSLSLAGKTVVLGVTGSIGAVRVVELARELIRNGAEVHAVMTEAAKHILHPDALHYATGNPVITELGGRVEHVEFCGFRGRADLLLIAPATANTIGKIACGIDDTTVTSFATTALGSDVPVMIVPAMHESMYRHPAVTENIAKLKSWGISIVGPRFEEGVAKIASNEEIVLEVERALGNRSLENRKVIITGGSTAESIDPIRILTNRASGKTGRELALEAYRRGADVTLVHRDRLGFAGIREVFAESAAEMTDAVLSELENGYEVLISSAAIADYTAEPSPEKIKSGGELVLKLKPTRKLIKECRERYPELVIIGFKAETGIGREELLERAATTLEGTKLDMIAANDVGKGGMGTEENELYLLGRGKSEPRHVSGNKRKLAASILEEVPKLLNSRRIL; from the coding sequence ATGAAAAAACCATTGAAAGAGTCACAAAACAAGAAGGATCAAACGAATCCTGACCAGCAAAACCCCACACGGAATAAGGCTGAAAAAACTCATCCCACCCTCTGGATTCAGGGGCACAGAAGTTTATCTCTTGCCGGAAAAACTGTAGTCCTTGGCGTTACCGGGAGTATAGGGGCGGTCAGGGTAGTTGAACTTGCAAGGGAACTGATCCGGAACGGGGCAGAAGTCCATGCTGTCATGACCGAAGCTGCGAAGCATATCCTTCACCCTGACGCCCTGCACTACGCCACCGGAAACCCTGTAATTACAGAACTCGGAGGCAGGGTAGAACATGTAGAGTTCTGCGGGTTCAGAGGCAGGGCAGACCTTCTTCTAATAGCGCCGGCAACAGCGAACACCATAGGAAAAATCGCATGCGGAATAGATGACACCACGGTAACATCTTTTGCAACAACGGCTCTCGGCTCAGACGTTCCTGTAATGATTGTCCCTGCAATGCATGAGTCCATGTACAGACACCCGGCTGTAACTGAAAATATAGCGAAACTGAAAAGCTGGGGGATCTCAATTGTGGGTCCCAGGTTCGAAGAGGGCGTTGCAAAAATTGCCTCAAATGAAGAAATAGTGCTCGAGGTAGAAAGGGCTCTTGGAAACCGGAGCCTGGAAAACCGGAAGGTAATCATTACAGGCGGTTCAACTGCCGAAAGCATTGACCCTATACGGATCCTCACGAACCGGGCTTCCGGAAAGACTGGAAGGGAACTTGCCCTTGAAGCCTACCGCAGAGGCGCTGATGTAACCCTTGTGCACAGGGACAGGCTCGGGTTTGCAGGGATCAGAGAGGTCTTTGCCGAAAGTGCTGCCGAAATGACAGACGCTGTGCTTTCGGAACTGGAAAACGGATATGAAGTTTTGATAAGTTCTGCAGCAATTGCAGACTATACAGCCGAACCTTCTCCTGAGAAAATCAAATCCGGAGGAGAGCTTGTGCTAAAACTGAAACCTACCCGGAAATTAATAAAGGAATGCAGGGAAAGGTACCCTGAACTCGTGATAATAGGTTTTAAAGCCGAAACAGGCATCGGCAGAGAAGAACTCCTTGAAAGGGCAGCTACAACCCTTGAAGGAACAAAGCTCGATATGATTGCAGCAAACGATGTAGGAAAAGGCGGAATGGGTACTGAAGAAAACGAGCTTTACTTGCTAGGGCGGGGAAAATCCGAACCCAGGCATGTAAGTGGAAACAAACGCAAACTTGCAGCCAGTATCCTTGAGGAGGTTCCCAAACTTTTGAATTCACGGCGGATTCTCTGA